The following DNA comes from Methermicoccus shengliensis DSM 18856.
TCACGGTGGTGATGCCCCCTGCGGCAGCAGCACACGAGCCCGTGTACCAGCTCTCCTTGTGGGTGTGTCCGGGGTCTCTGAAGTGCACGTGCACATCTATGCCACCTGGAAGTGCCACAAGCCCCCTTGCATTCACCTCCACCTCCGCCTGCTCGTGGGGCACTGCTCTTGCGAGCTTTACTATCTTCCCATCCCTCACCGCTATCTCCAGCTCGCGCAGCTCGCCCTCACAGAACACCTTGGCACCCCTTATCACAAGGTCGAGCATACACACTCACCGATACCTGATGTAGTGCACCCCCCTCGGAGTGAGGTCCACCACATCCCCCTCGAGCTCCACATAGAGTGCGCTCCTTAGCATCTCGATATGGAACCTGAGCTGCGTGGAGGGTATGTTGAGGCGTTGGGATAGCTCCTCGAGCCCCATTGGTCTGTCCCTCAATGCCTCGAGTATTCTCCTTCTTGCCGGGTTCTGAAGGGCTGCGAGCCTGAGCCTGTGGTCTTCGGTGATGTCCCGTATGGCTCCGCTCTCCTCCAGCTCCCTCATCCACGCCTCACACTGCTCCTTGGACATGCTTCTCACATCTCTCATGCTCCCACCTCACACCAGGGGTTCAGTGAGCAGCAGCTCAGGGTCCACCGCATCTATGCTCACCACAACCACATCCCTTCCCTCGAGCTGAGTACTCTCCATCGTGTACACCGTGAAGTTGCCGCTCGCCATCCCGCTCTGCACACGGGAGGTGAGCGAGTCAAGGAGGCTCTCGGATGGCTCGAGATAGAATGTCCACCTCTCTGAGAGTGTGCCGTTTGGATGCAGCCCCATGTAGTAGATGGTGCCATCTGGAGCTACGCCCACCACCTGCATCGCATCCTGCGCCGTATCCCACGTGACCTCAAAGAGCTCAGCGTACTGCCCGAGTGCGGTATCGTTGTGGTCGCTTAGCCTGTCTATCGTGGCATTCACCAGCTCCCTCTCAGGCGAGTACACGATGGGGTCTCCGAGCACCGTGTAGCCAGCCGGGTTGATGCGCTCTATCACGGTGTACCTCTTGTAGGTGCTCGCATTGAGGTAGTTGAAGCTGAACGTCTTTGGACGGATGTAGTGCATCTCGAGGCTCGAGCCGTTCCCATACTGGGCGATGTATGCCCTCTGCACATTTGAGAAATACAGAGGATAGGGATAGAGCTGGGAAAGCTGTGTGGAGAGGTATGTGCCAAGAGGCGTACCCTCTGCCCTGCTGGGATCGAGGAACACCGCACGCACCACCCCAGAGGGCGTGATGTTGAGACAGTGCTCTAAGGAGTCAAAAGAAGCATAAACGAGCCTTCCAGGTACATTGAACGTACCCTCTTCTGTGGGCGTGGGCTGAGTGTCCACGGGTCCCTTGCTGCTGTCCAGCAGACCTATGCCAATGACCCACAGCGTGGATATCACCATGATGGCCACCATGAAATACGAGGCGAGTCTTGTGTTCATCGTATCACCCCATGCATGCTCCCTATTTCAACTCACCGATACACGCGCTTTGACAGCTCCTCCATTGCCTGGTTCGTTCTCTCCACCATCTTGACCATCTGGGTAGAGAGGCTCTCCTCAATCGAGTCCAGCGCGAACTTCATGGAGCTGTGCCTCTTTTCCATGTCCTGCTCCATCCTTCTGAGTCTCATCTCTATGCTGAGTATCATGCCCGCAAGCGCTCCCACCATGAGCATTGCAGAGACCACGATCACGCTATCCGAGGGGCCGAACCTCGTGAGCCACGTGTGGGTCAGCACAAAGGCAGAGACCACCATCACGGCAGAGAATATGTAATCCTTGAGGTCCATCATACAATCCGCATTGGCTCCCAGATTATAAATACTTGCGGAGGCATGCGGGGATGGCGAGCACTGCCAAAAGCAGCACCTCATCATATGCGGGCATCCCTTTCTCCTCGGGGGCTGCTCATCTGATGGCTCATTGCTGTTGAAATCAGGCTAAGGTGGGATTGAAAGTTAGTAGAAACGCTTATATATCTTTTCTGCTATGTTTACTAAAATCAGACCACGTAGGATTGAAAGAAAACTAAAAGGAGGGAGGAGATGGAGTTCAAGGATTGTATAGAATTCGCCAATCGGGTTAAGACCAGTTATCTTGCCACCGTGGACGGAGACCAGCCTCGGGTAAGGGCCTTAGAGATGTGGTTTGCCGACCAGACCGGCTTTTACTTTCAGACCCAAACGGTAAAGGCCCTCTACAGGCAATTGAAGAAGAACCCCAAGGTGGAGGTATGCTTCTGGGATCCTCAGGAAGGGAAGATGCTAAGGGTAAGCGGGACTGTGGAGTTTTTAGACGATTTGGAACTGAAGAGAAGGTGCCTTGAGGAAAGGAGTTTCCTCAAGCAGATGGGAATAAAAGGCCCAGATGACCCCCTGCTTGCCGTTTTCAGGATAGCCAAAGGCGAGGCCTTCTTCTGGACCATGGAGTGGAGCATGAAGGAGGACCAAATTCCAAGGATCACGTTCGGTTAATCGAATAAATAACAAGGAGGCTGGAGGCAAGTTGAAATCAGACTAAGGTGGGATTGAAAAGGTGCTCATCCTATCTTAAAGCTTTTGCACGCCCTCACGAATGAGGGTGCGAAGCCCCTGTATGAGAGGGCGTGGATGTGACAGTACTGGGCAAGCGTCTGCCCTGAGAGAAAGCCATCCCTGCTGCCATCTATCCCCTCTCCCCTCGAGAGTGAGAGCACGAGGGGAGCATCTTGGGGAAGCCCCTCCAGATGGGAGTGGTGAAACTCGTGCCCCTTTAGATGCGTACCAGCAGCGCCTATGGGTGTGTCTCTCGTGAGGGTGCCCGCCGTGTACCTGACCACATGTCTTTCGCCCATCGTGGCGTGTGCGGGCACCACCCCCACCATCTCATAGGTCTCCCCGTGCTGCTCTACCCTCTTGCCCTCGAGAGATGCCAGAAAGCCATCCACATCTATGCTGATGGAGCGGGCAAGATACAGCAGCCCGCCACACTCGGCAAAGATGGGCATTCCACCCCTGGACGCTTCCAGTATGTCCTGCCTCATCCCCCAGTTGCTGGATAGCTCCTCGGCAAACAGCTCTGGGTAGCCCCCTCCTATGTAGAGACCATCCACATCGGGCAGGTGGGAATCCCCAACTGGAGAGAATGGTACCACCTGCGCACCCGCCTGCTGAAGGCTCTCAATGTTCTCGGGATAGTAGAAGTTGAATGCCTCGTCCATTGCCACCCCCACCCTCACATCAGAGGGGGACTCCCCCTGCTCTGGGACTGGTGGAAGCTTCAGCGGTGGTGCCTCGCGGGCGATTTTTACAAGGGCATCGATGTCCACGTGCTCGCTGAGCATGCGCTCTATCGTGCTCACCCTGCGCTCAAACTGCTTCCTGTCGGTGAGCTTGCCCTCGATGGCTGGCACGAGCCCGAGATGCCTCATGACGAGTCTCATCTCGCTGCTTCTTGGAATTGCACCCAGCACCTTCACATCGGTGTAGGTCTCTATCGCCTCTATGGTCTTCTGTGCATGTGCCTGGCTTCCTATCTGGTTCAGTATCACGCCACGGATGTTCACTTTTCTGTCAAACTCCTGATAACCCCGCACGATGGCGGCAGCGGAGCGAGTGATGCTGCGGGCATTGATCACGAGCACCACGGGACACCTGAGCAGCTTTGCGATCTGGGCAGTGCTACCCACATCGCTCGTTGCCTCCAGCCCCTCGTACAGCCCCCGCACACCCTCTATGAGGGCGAGCTCTGCCCCCTTCACCCCACGTGAGAAGCTCTCAAGAATGGTGTCCTCAGACATCAGAAACCCATCGAGGTTTCGACACGGCCTTCCAGTGAGCTCGGTGTGATAGGAGGAGTCTATGTAGTCCAGCGCCACCTTAAAGGGCTGAACCCTGATGCCCCTCTTGTGCAGCAGAGAGCCCAGACCCATGGCTATCGTGGTCTTTCCTGCCGAGCTTCTGTCCGCCGATATCAGTATTCTGGGGATGCTCACGGATGGTTTCCACCCCTCAAAAGATTAAATAGCTTTCCCGCAAAATTCCAAGTGATACGCTTGCTCAAAAGGACGTTCTTGCATCTGCCCCATGTAGTTGCGAGCTGGAACGATATTGAAGATAGATTCTCTATCGGCCTCACAGAATCGAGGCAGGCACTAAGGACGCTGGACGCCAGCTACTTTGCAAGAATGCTTCCCCCAAGGGAGCACTGGAGAGCATATGAAGAGTTCAAAGGGTGCGCCAGTTCGTGAGGGGCGCAGGCTGCTGCTCACGTTCAATGGCAGGAGATTCGATGTGCCGTTCCTGCTCTCTGAGATGCCAGAGCTTGAGATGCAGTGCATGCACGCTGACCTGCTGTATCCTACCAGACTGATAGGAATCAGAGGTGGACTAAAATCAGTGGAGGCACAGCTCGGAATCGCTCGCTCAGAGGAGGTACAGGGACAAGACATAATAACCAAATATGGATGTAATCTACGACAGGGCGTGCAAAAAAGTGATGGAGAGATGATATGAAAGCAGTTGTGCTAAGAATAGGACACAGGGAATGGAGGGACTTTCGCATAACCACCCACCTGTGCCTTGCGGCAAGGGCGCTTGGTGCGGAGGGTGTGCTGCTCTCCGCAAAGGACGAGGAGGTGGTGCGCACGGTATCGGACGTGGTGGAGAGGTGGGGAGGAAGCTTCTATGTGAAGGAGGGCGTGAGCTGGAGGAGGGCAATAGAGGAGTGGAAGGAAGCTGGAGGGGTGGTGTGCCACCTCACGATGTATGGCAGGAGCATATCCGAGGTCGCCCCACAGCTCAAGCAGCAGGATAGGGATGTGATGCTCGTCGTGGGGGCTGAGAAGGTGCCAAGGGACGTGTACGAGCTTGCAGACTACAACGTGGCAGTGGGCAATCAGCCCCACTCCGAGGTGGCAGCGCTCGCAGTTGTGCTCGATAGGCTGTTTCCCAACGCCATAGAGCGAAAGTTCGAGGATGCAAAGCTCCAGATAATACCCAGCGAGCATGGAAAGCGGGTGCAAAGCACGCACGACAAGGCTCAAAAGGTTTAATACCTTCGTCCCCAAGCTACCTTCGGCATTGGGCACGGGAACACTCATGAGGCCACTGAACTGCGAGGTCGTCGAGACTGTCAGACATACACCCCACATAAGCACGCTGTTCTTAGAACCAACACCAGAGGGCATACCACACCCAGGACAGTTCGTGATGGTGTGGGTGAGGGGCACAGATGAAGTGCCCATGGCGGTCTCCCACTTTGAGCAGGGCAGGCTGGGCATCACCGTTCAGCAGGTGGGCACTGCCACGAGGGCGCTGTGTGATATGCACAGAGGAGACGGGCTGGGAATCAGAGGGTACTATGGCAACGGCTTCACCCTTGCAAAGAGAAATGCCCTGCTGATTGCGGGAGGGCTGGGCATTGCACCCCTCGCCTATCTGTACACTCGTCTTGTGGAGAATGGATGCAACCCCACTGTGTGCGTGGGCGCAAGACGAAGGGAGGAGCTGATACTGCTCGAAGAGCTCGATGGATGTGAGCCCGTGGTGGCTACCGACGATGGCTCCTGTGGGATTAGTGGCACGGTGGTGGATGCGCTAAGGAATGTGGAGCTTGAGCAGTTCGAGAGGATATACTGCTGCGGTCCAGAGGGGATGATGGCAAAGGTGCACTCCCTGTGCAAACGCGCCGGCGTGCTCTCGAGGGTCGAGTTCAGTTTGCACCGCTACTTCAAGTGCGGTATTGGTGTGTGCGGGGCGTGCTGTATAGACCCACTGGGGCTCAGGGTGTGTAAAGAGGGGCCCGTGTTCTCTGGTGAGGTGCTCGATGGCCCTGAGTTTGGACACTACAAAAGGGATGGTGCAGGACGCAAGGTGGTTGTATGATAGCTAGGGTGGAGTACGCAGGAGAGGTGTACACTGGAGAAGTGGTGGGCGATGAGCTCTTTGTGGGCTCGATGGAGTACGGAGAGAGCATTCCTCTATCAGACTCCAAGATTCTGCCACCCTGCACACCCTCAAAAATCGTGGGGGTGGGACTCAACTACTATGACCATGCGATGGAGCTGGACATGGAGCCGCCAGTGGAGCCCATACTGTTCTTAAAACCACCCAGCGCAATAATTGCCCACGAAGAAAAGATAGTGTATCCCAAGGAGACATCAGAACTAAACTACGAGGCAGAGCTGGGAATCGTTATCGGAAAGCGGTGCAAAAACATCGACAAGAGCCAATGTCCCGAGGTGATAATGGGGTACACCTGCGTAAACGACGTAACCGCACGGGACCTGCAGCGAAGAGATGGGCAGTGGACGAGGGCCAAGGGCTTTGATACCTTCGCACCCATTGGGCCGTTCATACAGCCCATCGAGGGGCCTCCAGAACTCAAAGTACGCTGCAGGGTGAATGGCACCACCGTTCAGGATGGGAGCACCAAGAACATGATATTCGACGTGTTCTTCCTCGTGGAGTTCATATCAAAGGTGATGACACTGGAGAGCGGTGATGTAATCATGACGGGCACACCAGCCGGAGTGGGAGAGCTGCAGAGGGGAGACGTCGTCGAGGTCGACATAGAAGGTGTGGGCATCCTCAGGAACGAGGTGGTTTAGCTCTGGGGTCCTTGTCCTCTCTGTAGTAGATGGGTGTTCCCCTGTGCTCTATTCTGAATATGCGATGGTAGGGGATGTGGGTGCCGCCCTTTAGCACAAAAAGCCCCCGTTCCAGTTTCTCGATTACCTCACCCTGCACACAGCCCACATCAGAGGGAGCACCCCTGTCAACATAATACACCAGCACATCCTCGAGGCTTGGAGAGACAGACCACTTGATTCTGTTGAGGAGCTCCCTTGGCGTGCTCATCAACACATCCTCTCGAGGGCATCCTTTCCCCTCATCCCGACGCTCACGCCCATCTGCCGTGCACAGGAGGTGGCCTCCACTATCTGTGCATTTAGCACATCGTTGAAGCTATGAACACCCCTCACCTTGGCCGCAGCAACCCCCATCTCCTCCACCGCCCTCATATCGAGGTAGCCACACATCACAAACCCCCTGCGGGCTGCTATCACTATGAGGGGAGCTGGCTCGATTGGGATGAGGTAGCAGTGTGCCTCACCACCACTCAGCCGTATCTTCATGTATGTAGGCTTAGCATCCATACATGGGTGTTGGGGCTTAAGAAATTAAGATGTTGTGGACGGCAAGGGGTTCACACCCACTTGCCAAATCTTCCTCCTCTGCTTCCTCTCTCTCCGCCTCGGGTGTGGCTGCCGCCTCTTGACCCGCCTCTTGACCCTCCAGACCGTGGAGGTCTGGAGCGCCCCTCGTACACCTTGAAGCTCATGTTGGGCTCTGTGCTCACATCCTCAAGCTCCTCATCGAGCTTGTTTATTTTTCCATACCTTCCGAGGTTGAGCCTCATGGTCCCCCTCACGAGGGATATGTAGGCGTTCTCGATCTGCAGCACGTCTCCCTTCTCGACCGTGCCCACCTGCTCCTCCCAGAGGGTCATGATGAGCGAGCCGGAATCATCGGCTATAGTGGCCTCTGCAAGATGCTTGCTTCCATACCTCGTCTCGATGTCTCGTGGCTCCTCGACACCGATTACCTTCACCAAAAGGTTGACCTTCCTCGCCTCGGGGGTGAGGTCGGCTATTTTAACATACTCTACGTCTGGTTCCATTTTCGTATCCTTCCAAAGAACGAGTGCTCATACTCTTCCGTCCTGTTATAAAAATGTTTGTATCGGATGCCCCACATACCACCACTGGTCATACAGCCCATCCGTGCGGCGGTCGATGACCTCTCCTTTAAGACCTGCCGAGACGCACACATCTCTTATGAACTCGACCTCCTCCTTCTCCTTTACAGAGAACACCACACCCTCGCTCGCCATCCCCACACTCTCGAGAATAATCGTGCGCCACAGAGGCTGAGTGAAGGGCGCTATCGTCCCCAGCATGAGCCCCACCACCCAATCAAACTCACGGGGCTCAAAGCAGCAGGAGAGCCACCTTGCATCCAGCACGGCAGTGCGCTCTGGACGCAGGGCCCCCCTCACGAGGCCCTCACACACAAGAGATGCATCGTTGTCGATTGCAAAGGGCTCCACCCCACAGCTTCTGAGGGCGTGGGTGGACATACCATACCCACAGCCCACCTCGAGCACCCTTCCAGAGATGTCGAGCCCCTCCACGACCTTCCGAATGCCCTCCGCCCTCTCAGGAGGGTAGCCAAAAAGAGAAGAGGGCTCATGGGGCAAAGAGTGCATAAGCACGATGGAGTAATACTCTGCTATCGCATGTATTAGCTCCCATCTGGTGATGTGCACACGCTCGCACGAGGGTGCCATTTTTTCCACCAATGTGCGCAGCCTCTTGCCAGCCTTGGAGCATCTGGCAAGCACCGGAGTCAATAGTACGTGTGCTCCCTCGACCTCCAGCACCATCCCCAGCACGTTGCGGTCATCCACGAGGGCGAGCTTGGGCTTTCCCCTGCTGGCCAGCGTCAGGCTGTACTCGCATCTCAAAAGGTCTGAAAAGGCGGGCTCTGCCATGCACACGCTCCCAACCTCCACAACGCTGGAGAGCGACCCTGCTGCACTCTCGAGAGCAGCGGCATCACAATCGGAAACCTCTACCTTCTTATCTCGCAAACCTCTACCTCCACATCCATCGAAGATATGACTCAATACTCAAAAGTGTATCATTTATCACATGATTATATATCTTAGCTCAGTTGATTGCTCTTCAACTGCTGCTTACGTTGTAAGCAGCAAAAAGAAGATATATACCATGAGAGAAAAGAGAAGTGCATGGAGCTTGGTGAGTTCATAGAAAAGACAATAGAGGAGG
Coding sequences within:
- a CDS encoding winged helix-turn-helix domain-containing protein, which encodes MRDVRSMSKEQCEAWMRELEESGAIRDITEDHRLRLAALQNPARRRILEALRDRPMGLEELSQRLNIPSTQLRFHIEMLRSALYVELEGDVVDLTPRGVHYIRYR
- a CDS encoding pyridoxamine 5'-phosphate oxidase family protein, with product MEFKDCIEFANRVKTSYLATVDGDQPRVRALEMWFADQTGFYFQTQTVKALYRQLKKNPKVEVCFWDPQEGKMLRVSGTVEFLDDLELKRRCLEERSFLKQMGIKGPDDPLLAVFRIAKGEAFFWTMEWSMKEDQIPRITFG
- the cfbB gene encoding Ni-sirohydrochlorin a,c-diamide synthase; the encoded protein is MSIPRILISADRSSAGKTTIAMGLGSLLHKRGIRVQPFKVALDYIDSSYHTELTGRPCRNLDGFLMSEDTILESFSRGVKGAELALIEGVRGLYEGLEATSDVGSTAQIAKLLRCPVVLVINARSITRSAAAIVRGYQEFDRKVNIRGVILNQIGSQAHAQKTIEAIETYTDVKVLGAIPRSSEMRLVMRHLGLVPAIEGKLTDRKQFERRVSTIERMLSEHVDIDALVKIAREAPPLKLPPVPEQGESPSDVRVGVAMDEAFNFYYPENIESLQQAGAQVVPFSPVGDSHLPDVDGLYIGGGYPELFAEELSSNWGMRQDILEASRGGMPIFAECGGLLYLARSISIDVDGFLASLEGKRVEQHGETYEMVGVVPAHATMGERHVVRYTAGTLTRDTPIGAAGTHLKGHEFHHSHLEGLPQDAPLVLSLSRGEGIDGSRDGFLSGQTLAQYCHIHALSYRGFAPSFVRACKSFKIG
- a CDS encoding ribonuclease H-like domain-containing protein, coding for MKSSKGAPVREGRRLLLTFNGRRFDVPFLLSEMPELEMQCMHADLLYPTRLIGIRGGLKSVEAQLGIARSEEVQGQDIITKYGCNLRQGVQKSDGEMI
- a CDS encoding tRNA (cytidine(56)-2'-O)-methyltransferase; this translates as MKAVVLRIGHREWRDFRITTHLCLAARALGAEGVLLSAKDEEVVRTVSDVVERWGGSFYVKEGVSWRRAIEEWKEAGGVVCHLTMYGRSISEVAPQLKQQDRDVMLVVGAEKVPRDVYELADYNVAVGNQPHSEVAALAVVLDRLFPNAIERKFEDAKLQIIPSEHGKRVQSTHDKAQKV
- a CDS encoding dihydroorotate dehydrogenase electron transfer subunit, with translation MGTGTLMRPLNCEVVETVRHTPHISTLFLEPTPEGIPHPGQFVMVWVRGTDEVPMAVSHFEQGRLGITVQQVGTATRALCDMHRGDGLGIRGYYGNGFTLAKRNALLIAGGLGIAPLAYLYTRLVENGCNPTVCVGARRREELILLEELDGCEPVVATDDGSCGISGTVVDALRNVELEQFERIYCCGPEGMMAKVHSLCKRAGVLSRVEFSLHRYFKCGIGVCGACCIDPLGLRVCKEGPVFSGEVLDGPEFGHYKRDGAGRKVVV
- a CDS encoding fumarylacetoacetate hydrolase family protein, producing MIARVEYAGEVYTGEVVGDELFVGSMEYGESIPLSDSKILPPCTPSKIVGVGLNYYDHAMELDMEPPVEPILFLKPPSAIIAHEEKIVYPKETSELNYEAELGIVIGKRCKNIDKSQCPEVIMGYTCVNDVTARDLQRRDGQWTRAKGFDTFAPIGPFIQPIEGPPELKVRCRVNGTTVQDGSTKNMIFDVFFLVEFISKVMTLESGDVIMTGTPAGVGELQRGDVVEVDIEGVGILRNEVV
- a CDS encoding DUF504 domain-containing protein → MSTPRELLNRIKWSVSPSLEDVLVYYVDRGAPSDVGCVQGEVIEKLERGLFVLKGGTHIPYHRIFRIEHRGTPIYYREDKDPRAKPPRS
- a CDS encoding YunC family protein; the protein is MDAKPTYMKIRLSGGEAHCYLIPIEPAPLIVIAARRGFVMCGYLDMRAVEEMGVAAAKVRGVHSFNDVLNAQIVEATSCARQMGVSVGMRGKDALERMC
- a CDS encoding single stranded DNA-binding domain-containing protein, producing the protein MEPDVEYVKIADLTPEARKVNLLVKVIGVEEPRDIETRYGSKHLAEATIADDSGSLIMTLWEEQVGTVEKGDVLQIENAYISLVRGTMRLNLGRYGKINKLDEELEDVSTEPNMSFKVYEGRSRPPRSGGSRGGSRGGSHTRGGERGSRGGRFGKWV
- a CDS encoding class I SAM-dependent methyltransferase; this encodes MRDKKVEVSDCDAAALESAAGSLSSVVEVGSVCMAEPAFSDLLRCEYSLTLASRGKPKLALVDDRNVLGMVLEVEGAHVLLTPVLARCSKAGKRLRTLVEKMAPSCERVHITRWELIHAIAEYYSIVLMHSLPHEPSSLFGYPPERAEGIRKVVEGLDISGRVLEVGCGYGMSTHALRSCGVEPFAIDNDASLVCEGLVRGALRPERTAVLDARWLSCCFEPREFDWVVGLMLGTIAPFTQPLWRTIILESVGMASEGVVFSVKEKEEVEFIRDVCVSAGLKGEVIDRRTDGLYDQWWYVGHPIQTFL